In the genome of Ovis canadensis isolate MfBH-ARS-UI-01 breed Bighorn chromosome 21, ARS-UI_OviCan_v2, whole genome shotgun sequence, the window tttatttatttatttatttatttattttggtcgtgcagcatgtgggatcttggctcttGGACCAGGGATCTGACCCGCACCCCCTGGAGTAGAAGCatcgagtcttaaccactggactgtcagggaagtcccgttttatcttttatgtgattttttactTTTGCCTCCTGCAGGAGCCAACCTGACCCCATTGCATCCTGGGTAAGCCTCTGTCCAGGAATAAAACAAGATTTGGTATGAAACAGAAGAAAGCTAAAATAATGTAGTAatacgcagtgtgtgtgtgtgtgtgtgtgtgtgtgtgtgtgtgtgtgtgagcatggtgttgtgtccaactctttgggaccccaagaactgtagcccgccaggctcctctgtccatgggattctccagacaagaatactggagtgggttgagattttttcctccaggggacccagggatggaaactgcatctcctgcattaacaggagtgttctttaccattagcgccacctgggaagcgctgtAATAAGcaggattttatatttttaaaacatattttgcaACAAGACAATAGCCTAGTAAGCCATGGAATTACTCTGAGGAGTTTCCCAAATTCCTTTCCCTTCTGTTTATGGTGGAACCTGGGAGACACCCGTGGGATGATTCTCTTTACAGTGTGAAGGGTATGCCCAGTCTCCCCGGTCCCCTGCATCAGCTTGACCCTAGGATAAGGCAAAGGTGGGGGTGGCGGAGGAGAGGGAGCAAAATATCAGAGTCTCACAGGCAGCGAAAAGAGGTAATTGATTTGGATTACAAGGGAATTTAGGTTGTTACTACACGATGACGGCATGAAGAGCTTTTTTGAAAACCATAGGATACGCTGGAACATCTTTAGTACTCTCTTGTCCAGTAGTCTTGTTCAATAAAAACCTGTAATGATGCTGTAAGGACAAAACCACCTAGAGTTCAGATCACACAGGATTGAAGGCTGGAATGTGCCATCAGGTCAAGAGCCCCGTCCAGCTGAGACATGGGCGGAAGTGAGCGAAGGCGGAGCAGGCAGTGTGAATGCAGCTGTGACTGTCATCTTCGGCCTCATGTCCTGTTACAAAAGTGGGGACTGCGTCAAGGATTTTACCTTGCTTGATCGTTTCAAGTCTCTCCCTTGACTCCCACTAGAAAGAGCCCTGAAAGTTGAACTTGAAAGTTGTTAGCCGCTtggttgtgcccagctctttttgacccccatggactgtatccaccaggctcctctgtccaggcaagaatactggagtaggtagccattcccttctccaggggatcttcctgacacgggGACTGGCCTATATCTCCTGCACAGATTGACcatgtgcattgcaggcagaatttttttttaaaccactgagccacctggaagtccAGGAAGAGCCCTGGGTGGTAGCTATTTCCTAGATTTTGGTGAGAATATGACTGAATTGCTATCATCTCCCAAGGTTGCAATGGGAAGTTTTTAATTTCCTGTGCTGGGAATGTAGTTCCCacctaaatgaaagaaaatgggtGTGGAGATCAATTCTCTGTCCTTTTCCACTCTGCTCTCTGACCCACTGgagattcttttcattttttcctcttgtttccACAATTCTTTCTTTGACAACAATAGACAATCATGGTAATAGGTCTTTCGTTGTTGTTGTCTATATTTATCGTATAAAATTTTCACCTAGGTCTTattctgttcatttcttcaaGGTGGAAAATGGAAATAGGAATAATATCCCAAGATGCGGTAAACCAAGAGAAAATTCTCTCTAAGATTAGAGCGACGTTATCTGGCTGTAAGGAAGCCTAATAAGGGCAATTTCACACACCACATGCACTATCACTCAGAGGTACCGAAACGTAATGTTTATAACCCAACCTcatcttgttttattatttaaaaaaaattttgctctGGCTAcatcacatggcttgtgggatcttagttccccaaccaggggtcaaacctgtgtccttagcagtgaaagtgcagagtcctaaccatgggaccactggggaattccctcATCTGGTTTTAGCGCTCCACGCCCTAGGATGGCAGAAAACACTTGGCCTTCTCAGCCTGAAATTTACAGGGGGAGTAAAGAAAACAAGGGAGGTCGGGGAAAATGTTAGCAATAACATGGTCTCAACTGGAGACTGGCTTTAGTCAGATCCCACAGAAAAGCTCTGGCACAAGAACTGCCACAGACTTAGTCCCAGCTTGATGGGAGGAGTTGGCCATTTGTTGGCTGAGGTGTTTGCTCTAGCTGGGAGCTTAGTATCCAGGTGAGGCAGCTCCCATTTGGCAGAGGGCTgttctccagagaaggaaatagctgtgAGTTGTCAGAAACCAACACTCAGTGCAGTTGAGTGGCAGGTGCACTGGTCAGCAAAAAGGATTCGAGCAGGGCACCAAAGTCAAATAAAAATCGTCCATATAGAAGGTAATATTCAGCGCTTTAATGCTAAGAGTACCAATGCTTGTCCTTGAAAGACTAAGGAAAGCTTTCATAATTAGAAACTTCTTGTTCAACAAAGCCAAGTTTTGTCTAAACATtgattcacaaatattttaaaagtctattttgaaACCCAATAGAAAACAatgatctctcttttttttcttctagatgaTGTCTCCCAACCCCATAATTCAACAGGTGAGAGCGCCTACATAAAGTCAGAAATAAGGATATGCTGTTTcccctaaatgtccatccacagatgaagggataaagaagatgcggtacctttgtacaatggattattactcagccattaaaaggaaggagataatgccatttgcagcaacatggatgcacctagagattatctaagtgaaggaagtcagacagaaaaagcagGAACCATATGATGCCGCTTGCACATAGAATCTACAATATGACGCGAGTGAACATATCTgtgaaacaggctcacagacgtAGGAAGCAGACTTGAGGTTAACAATGAGAGGGGCGTGGGGGATGGAAGGGTTGGGAGTTTGGagtcagcagatgcaaactattatatataggatggataagcaacaaggacctactatatagcacgggaactatattcaatatcctgtgataaaccatagtggaaaagaatatgaaaaagaatttatatatatatatatgcatatgtataactgaatcacttagctgtaaTTTCTGctgtagcagaaattaacacaacactataaatcaaatatacttcaataaaattttttaaaatatgtgtttccTTAACTCAAAATATCCCTGTTCGATTGACTTTTCCAACCTGcctgcccattttaaaaaagtaacctaCATGTCTCTCTTTATCCCAGCTTTGTATGGTAAAATCCCAAATGAGAATCTCTTAGGAAGGATTATATTTTCAGACACAAGCAAAGGCAGAAACTACACCAGACTATTCAAGTAGAGGGGTGATTGGTTTATTGTAAGAATCTCATGTGGCATAATAAGGAGAAAATTGATCATGGAAATTCAGGACCAAGAACTGCAGTATGCGTCATTCACAGGGAGAGAAATGCTGGAGTTACTTCATACCCGAGGAGGCTTTGCCACCTTGGCCACAGGTGTGCAGTTCCACGACCAATGCTGCACAGCCTCTCTCTGCCTATCTGTTTTATTATattagggagggagggaaaaagagagagaggtggaagaagggagggagggagggagggagggagagggagggggagggagagagggagggatctGCATCTCTTCCCACcactggtggtggtgttcagttgctcagtcatgtcccactctttgcgaccccatggtctgcaacactccaggcttccctgtccatcaccaactcctggatcatgctcagactcatgtccattgagtcagtgatgccatccaaccatctcatcctctgtcatccccttctcctcttgccctcaatctttcccagcatcagggtcttttccaatgagtggctaTTCATATCAGGCGgtcaagtattagagcttcagcttcagtccttccagtgaatattgagggttgatttcctgtaagaCTGACTGTCTTGATCTCCCACCACCATTAGCTTTCACTATATCACTCTTTCTGCTTACTCATAACTGCATCTTACATAGGGCTCTCTGTAACTAGAACACCAGTGCATGGAGTCTCTATACGTTCTATTATCTTCACCTGCTTTATCATCAACATTTACATTCTTATGAGAAGAAACAGACTAGCCATTCTGGCCCAAGGTCTCCATTTCCAATTCAATCACCTGGTTCAAGCAAATGCTACCTGGTCAGAGAGGGTGATGGCAGTTCCACCCACACCAAATTGTTTCTGGAACCTTAATTTCCACAAACCGAAATGCCCCTGAAACAGTTCTTGAAGCCTCCTTCTTATGTTCATCCAGTTTTGTCTTGGCCTGAGATTCCCCCCAAGAGGTCTGCAAGAGAAAGGTGTGGCTCATGTTGCCGGCAGATGAGAAAACTCAAGTTAGTCTTCTCTAATTGCCATAACCCATGGACACAAGGAAAGTGCCAGGCTAATCCAGAGAATCATAGCCCAGAGCAGTGAGTATGAATGAGGATAAAGTGTGGTTGCAGAATTCCCAGTACTGGTTTGGAATGATTTTGACACAAGTCTTTGCATTTCCATTCAGAATgggataaataaaacagacatttATGTGATTAAAATAAGATTTGATATTACTACATTACCTAAagttggcttctcaggtggctcagactgtaaagaatctgcctgtcaatgtaggagacctaggttcgatccttgggtcgcaaaggtcccctggagaagggaatggcaacccagtacagtattcttgcctggagaattccatggacagagaaacctggcgggctactgtccatagggtcacaaagagtcggacatgactgagtgactaacgctttgcATTTCCTTATAGGACAGAATGAATAACCAATTGAAATCCTAACACTATCCATGGCAGTACCATCATAAAAAAGCCAAAACCCTGTAAATAGGGATTTGCAGAAATTCTGTCTGGGGCTCCATCATTAATGATGGCTCCTCTTTTAACTACCTGTTGATTTTCTCACTCTCTGCCACTGGTTAGAAGAGGAGACAAAATATAGGTTTGGCAAGAAAACATAAAGGGGATGGTGAGTTGAAGAATAatgaaaactccaggagagatgCAGAACTAGACGCCTTCGGGGAGGTTGCAGTAGCTTTTATGTTTGCAACAGATGAGCTctgttctcttgtcaaaacttaAGAAGTTGATGTCTTCACAGTTGGCCTTACACGACAGTTTTGAATAAAAATACATACTCCGCCCTGAGGAGGTGAAAGAAAGGGAATACAACCATGATGACTCTGTTTGCTCCTACCGTATTCCTAGGAATCACCTCTCTTCAGACCTTCACTGACTTTTCTCTAGACCCTAGTGAGCTAAAAGACAGAGTCTATTAATTACTGACCCAaagaatggattttattttctaactgaGAGGGGGACATTCACCTCTCCTTCACTCAATACTGTCTTAAGAAAAGTCTGTCTTTGCACGACCATCCCAACCTTACCCATCCGACTCACCCATGTGTTCTAATGACGAAAGGAGGCGGTTGCCTTTAAGTGAGGGAGAGGTGGTTACTTCTCAGACACTATGCCCAACACTACCTTTTCTGGTAAGGAAGTAAATGTTTTCAACAGCACATGTCTGTTTGTGCTTCAGGGTGCAGGACCTCATGGATTCATAGCATATCCCGAGATGATATCTTTTACATTTGTAACACATCATTGGCTctgccagacacagaaagaggtGCTTATAGGATGCGGTTTTATGGTGAAGGCTCTCCAGGCTGGGGGGCTTCCCAACAGGAACTGACTACTGCCTAGTGCTCCCCAACTTTTCTTGGGACCCTGACTCCTTTGATAATCTTGTGAAAGCAAGACAGGTTTAAATCAAACCCTGAATGTAATCTCAAGAGGTCAGAGTTCCCCTAAAAATTTATCTCTGGTCCCCAAGTAATGAGCCGCTTATCTAGCCTGATGATTTTGTTCAGtaatggagaaaaggaagcaaaggCAGGGATTTTAGCTTCCTAACTTCACGAAATGGACTAAACTGGTAAGATCAGACTCCTAGGATTTTACAGTAAGAATGGATTACAGCTTTCTcaaaagagggagggggaggttTACCCCTAAAGTGTCACCAATAACCTTTTTACCGAGGACTTTAGACATTGTCGTACCTTTCATATGTTCATAAAATTCGCCTGTGAAAAGAGAAGTTTTTCTTATCATAGCTGCATGTGCATCTGCCAAAGCCCCAAGAGCCAATTCTGGAAATTTCTCCTCCCCTAGCGCCTTCCTTTCTGTTAACCAGCAACCAGCCCTCCCTTTGCCTCCAGGACTTACCCTTACTCATGCAGACTACAATGACAACGGGCAGCAGAAACAGAACAGACATCCTGGGACTTTGGTCGTGTGCAGTTGCCTGTGGAAGGCACTGGTTGATCTCCATCTGTGTTCTGTCCTTGGGCTATTCTTCTAAATCATATAATCATAAAATCAGTATCTCAGTGTTCCCAGAAAGGACCAAAGCACAAACTGCAGTCCACTGCCCATAAAccatctattttaaaattctcctcTATAGCTAAGCCTCGTACTCTGCAAGGAAAGATAAGTCTCTTTGCCACATTTTAACCTTTGAAGACAGGGTTTGgatactttcatttcttttagctCTTTTTGATAATCTCAGAATAATCAGATTTGTCATTGCCTCACTTAGACTGAGGcgggtgcttcagttcagttcagtcgctcagtcgtgtcagactctttgcgaccccatgaatcacagcacgccaggcttcccttggactgcttctgttaggtccatagcatttctgtcctttatcgagcccatctttgcatgggtGCTTCAGTCATATggaactctttgcggccctgtggactgtagcccaccaggctcctctatccattggattctccaggcaagaatactggagtggttctccgtgccctcctccaggggatcttcctgacatagggatcgaaccccgcgtctcttttgtctcccgcattgacagtcgggttgtttaccactagtgccacctgggaagccctagactgAGGCACCGGGAATTAAATCCAGGATTTCAGGCATGGTCTGGATGTGAGGGAAACCCTGAAGTGTCCCTGCTGTGGTGCAGCAAAGGGAAGTTTCAGGAGAAGGAGAGATGTGCCTACTTTGCCTTCAGGTGTTATTAATTAAttgatgtctttttaaaaagtaaatattttctacaCACATACCAAATGCCAGTATTATAAAAAGAGAAGATACCAAGCAAATCAGGCCACAAATCTGCAGCATCACAAAGGTTAGAGGCTAGTTCAGGTGAGCACAAGTACATCAGCCACAGTTGACTTGGAGGCCTAGATAAAGGACATTCAAATTTGACTGCATGACCAGGGAAGGTGTCCCTGAAGAAAGGATACTTGTGCAGGACTCTGAAAGCTAGTGACGTGCTATTAATAGCTAGAATAAGTGAATAgggttgatgttgttgtttagtgactggtcttgtctgaccctttatgaccccatgaactgcagcacagcaggcctcccttcactgtctcccagagttttctcaaactcatgtccattgagtcagtgatgccatatacccatcccatcttctgtcatccccttttcctcctgccctcaatctttcccaccatcagggtcttttccaatgagtcgactctttgcatcaggtggccaaagtattggagtttcagcttcagcatcagtccttccaatgaatattcaggtttgacttcttttaggattggctgatttgatctccttgcagtccaagggactctcaagagtcttttccagcaccacaataggGTGGTGAATAAGGACAGGCACCCAAAGGCACAGCAAATGTCAAAGTGCAGAGATATCAAGCAACCTGCTGCATGGGGATGAGAGCTGGTCATGTGGTTCTAGAGACATGGGTGAGCGAGAAACTCAGAGAAGTGCATCTTGCTGGAGGTGATGGCAGGTAAGTAGAGAGAGGGGCTGCAGCAGGCAATGCTCGGTGCTTGCTACTGAGATTACTTAGTCCCATACACACAAAGTGGGATTTCTTGCTCACTATTACAATTGCAAGATGTCAATGAAAAGCATCATTTTTCCcagcactggaaaagacactaaaGTACCACTCTTCTGTACTGATACTGAGTTCTCGAAAGGACATCCTCCTTTATCCCAGGCTCAAGTTTGGTACACATGTGGGTTCAGATCTTGGCTCTGCTCCTTGCCAATATTGTGACTCTGGGTATGTTACCAACTTTGAGAATGAATTTTCATCGTAAGATTGGTGTTAGTAGTATATTCAAATCTGCATGGGGGCCTTGGAAACTATCAAACATGAATCCCTTGTGCAGGGCTTAAAACTTCAGGAGCAGCTTGGGTCCTTTTGCTAGGGTAGGTGTCAGAAGCTTCAGTCAAAAGGAGCCACgtgtgggaaagggcacctggccAGGAAAGGTGGTGATGGAGTGGCTGTGGCTGTGGTTTTGGTGTTCAAGGGTCAAGAGCTGTGAAGATGATAATTGGGAGCATCATGTCATATGTTGTTTCATCAAGGCTTCCCTTGGGCTTTGGGTGTTGGAAAAGATGGAAAGACTGACAGCTTCTTCTGGAATGAACTTTGAAGACACCATCAGTTTCTGAACAAGCTGTTTAATTTGCTTTGGGTGGGTTAGCAGCTGGGAACTAATTGAGTTCTGATTCATTGAAGACTGTGTGAGAACTGGGTCCATTCTCACAGCTCTCCATCCCACATGCTGATGATGCCCAGTTTTACATCTCTACCTCTGACCTCTATTTTGAGTTCCAGATTCACATCCACAAATATCCATTCTACTTTAGAAGGCCCACAGATACCACAGTACATTGTTTCCAAGAGAAAATTTAATGGGTGAGGGATGAGAAGTAAGATCAGAGAACCTAGTGCGTGGGTGGCATTGCAAAATTCTACAGTCCTAACTGAAAATAGGAAAAGAGGTTCCAAACTCAGTGGGGCTTTCAGAAAATATCTGCCAGAGGGCAGCTTGAAGGCAGTAGCATAGAAATTGGGCAAACCCTCTGTGGTGTAGCCtagaatttcttcttcctttgctttGATTCTAGAGTCACTCTCTTTAAAGatagagaagaggaaacaggTGGCCCATAAAGGCTCAGAAGCTTGCCTTCTTGATAAGCCTTTGGAAAGTCCTGAAAAATGCGATCCCAGTTTCTCACATCTTCTTCTGAAAGATGGAAGATAGAAAACTGGATTCATAGACTTCACAAAGTTGACTTCGATTCTAGAATCAATTATTTTCGAAGGAACAGACTCATGTTAAAAGAGATGGACTCAACACTGTGCTCATTTAGAAGGTACATCATGAATTTCATGGCACTTGAGCTAAGGCTTGATTTCACCCAGTTGTTACCTGTCATCTAAAAATGTCATACTTGAGACATTTTGAAGAACATACTGTTCCTACAGCTAAAGAACATGTCATTGAATGAGTTCACGATAGAAGATTCTTGTTATCTGCAGCCAGAGTGCCAAAAGTGCACTGATGGGTCAGTGAACTGTCAGAGACTGACAGTGCCTGAACCAGCCATAGTTTCCCAATGGTTTACCCATGGTGGACCTTacctgagttaatttttgtagagACAGATCCCTAAAGCATGTGGGCCAAACTGGCCAGATACACGATATAAATTTGCAAAAGATCGAGCCGTGTGATAATCCTAGAGACGATTTCACAGCCCTACAAAGTAAATATCTCCTGGCCTTGGGAAACAGATTGCTGGTAAAATGGAAGTTGTGGGCTGAGAATCAGAAGTTCTAATCGGAAGGCCCAGCTTAGTCATGCATGATCCTGTCTTTTCACTTCTTTACTCTTCTTTTGCTCACCTATAAGGCATGGAGCTAGGTGAGCTTTTTTTGATCTTATTTGTTGCCCTGCTCTCATACATGAAGCTGTGCTTAGCCTATAAAAGTGCTCAGTGAATATTAGTTGAATGTATGAATAAACCTCCAAGAGGCATTCAATCAAATTGGTTAAAGGTATGGCTTCTGGAACTAGATCTTGCTCTGAATCCTGGCACTATAAGTCACTAGATATGTGATCTTGGGAAAGATACTGGACCTCACCAGGCCTtagcttcctcctctgtgaaattaGGACAAGAATAATAACtacattaataataattattatgatgagtagcatatgtgtgtgtatatatatatacaaaaaaaagttAACTTCATGTAAATGCCAACGTTGTTTAACTACCATCCTCTGTGATGGGTGGCGAAAGCAGGAAACTGCAGcgcccagagctgactgtgggcCTGGTTCCCCTCAGGCATGAATAATCCCTGCCCTGTGATGAAGAGCAAGGCTTCCTCTTGTAGCCTACAGGTCTATGTGTGCTGCCCCTGgcttcttttcttcctgtgtgAGGGACTTCTCTGTCAAGATGGACAGACACTTCTTGTTGCTTTTGTTCCTCCTCGGCTGCCCCGTGGGTGAGTCAAGAGACTTGAGGAGCGGGCTCCAGAGCCAGGATCGAGGGGGCTCCCTGGGACACTCTGTATGTGTGGGTGGTGTCCAGGCTGGGCTAGGTCTTGGCTATATTTATATAGGAGGGGAAGCCAGGCTTTAGAGTGCTCCCTGGGCCTCCACGCCAACTTGTCTGACCTTTATAACATTCTACCATTCCGCACCAAGGGCTCAAGCCTCTATGGCTGCCCCTTCGTAGGGCTCCCCTACCAGTCTATCCCTACCATTCCCCATAATCAAAACTCTTAGCAAGGTCTCCCTCAGTGCATCCTTCCCATATATAAATCTGTGCCCTATTTGCTGAGGGAGCTGGTCTGTCTACAGTGAATAATTTCATAGTTGGCTTTAGTGACATCAAGGGTTTTGATACCCTTACCAGGGATTTTTATATTCAAACAAGTGATTCTAGGAAAGAAAGTACTGGATGCACTGGGACCAGAcaggttaaaaaataattcagtcaCTGTCTTAAATTCTCTGGTTGCTCATCTGGGAAATGGGGAAATACCTAGTTACAAGgcttttgtgagaattaaatcagATAATAAGGAAAGAGAACATGGCCCAAACGAGATGCTCAAGAAATGATACTTTCTCATATAGGTGTATTAAGGAgcgtttttttaaaattaaactttatttcaATCAGTTCACCCCACAGTACCACATAAAGTGGCACTGACATGGTATATAATTCAGGAGGCTTTCACATAGATTCAGTTTGAAGTTCAAAACAGACTATATCACCCAACCATATCTAAGTGATGAATGTCAGAAATCCCATCAGAGTAATGGGTCAAACACTTCAAAGCATTCAGCCTTATTATCCCACTCTGTCTACACTGCTGCCAAGTAAACCAGGTTAACATTAACAGAATCATCCTTAAGCTGGAAAATCCATGCCATAGAGGCTAAATCTTTGCTCAAAGTTACCAggttaaaggggcttccctggtggctcagatggtaaagaatctgccttcag includes:
- the PATE2 gene encoding prostate and testis expressed protein 2, which translates into the protein MSVLFLLPVVIVVCMSKGEFYEHMKEPMMCYKCKRYHLGICYESMRSCTLKHKQTCAVENIYFLTRKGRSMYFYSKLSCKANCEDINFLSFDKRTELICCKHKSYCNLPEGV